Proteins encoded within one genomic window of Thermoplasmata archaeon:
- a CDS encoding carboxypeptidase regulatory-like domain-containing protein, translating into MQGSQLGWWRRHGWTVAILLGAFGMAFAIRTIWTYPIIQQFGPLYTYAGGSDSYYHSRVTTYIILNHANLVFDPLIHFPIGGYNPREPLFDWMNAILGLVFAPAFGGNAVVAGAWFLDLQAPLWAALEVFPIYLIGREVSSKRMGLIAALIFPFLSASIDSSIFGYANYLSFYTFVILVTIYAYLRTVKAVGTRRWVASYRDPKQYLPGLRGFWRTERTAIKWAVFTGVSLGALALAWQGYTYAIVVIGISLVILMVVERIRRVDSFGLYVATAITGLIAFPMAAPYYIVQHQFSAWFDLPLILFFGTLGLMLPFLLLRDVPWIFSIPALVGLVGLAALFLFVFEPRYFTSIVTGQGYFVKTLIYSTVAEAQAPSFDQLVVGYGIVTFFLAFAGIGLFVWKLIRGRFRRQHVVFLVFGVLSIYLPISAAKFFLLGSPAFALLPAEAIERALDVAGYPALRRTVASLSDRGSQFAAFRKAFKARHVLIFLLILVIVLPNVWVGIDAGIPSNTKAQASEQVYDSLPSWLKGNATTDQNYFGAAGTSLDTSNQYDSAGYNWLATQDTSAAPQDRPAFVSWWDYGFQAIDQGQHPSVADNFQNGIDPAGQFLLAQNESSAIAVLATTLLQAEQLKTGLSYLPAALNTILARDGLNVTQLHNYLVNESMDYALVVAHPERYLPVDPTTLTLDNAMYMAVSYFIASSLPLSGVASLYNDIQAYTGWSIRYDMADSRLIPFSGQDTGIYYAPADLTGRIINAAGDPQTYFNVTVLGSDGNTYPLGDVPADVAAVSYTVNYFAPFFNSIIYRTYFGYNGTDIGQGFGIPGLEGAVASDPVEPGWMLQHFMVVYKTAYYCPSAAEAAVNSGCYTAMNQPSALNLQKTVGGIANTSAYRYFSGGESILEYYPGQTVLGNLVLPNGAPVGGARVTVFDQWGIPHMSVTTAPDGSFSIVLPPGNDTLNVTTGALQGLTQQGATLLQSIPITVPSALALSFTPPNLPMTITLRGGTVSGLVYWNTANSTTYEPSTDRVVPGAQVVLWGAGNLSKITATTDASGSFDLANVPPGIYDYDVLYAGHNFTQSALTITPGGATNASAGLAVGAIKGTVLDPLGNTVSGAFVTLGNASGTVASETTNSSGGFSFTAYAPGNYTLSAAVPGTANVSAGVPVVIANAGSGFAGNLTVRPTVSVAVTVSAAGTPIAGLPVRFTPVPVFTNTTISPLTIAGRAATNGTVVLTGADGVATARLPFGNYSVSVIGYVGTTLDSGLASVTTSALSPSVGLAVPLSRAIRLAGAIVPVGPVTNQTTFFVSATSAAGAPSYTWAVNGTYAFYLPSGSYSVLGLGGTTTAGSTVYAALTSVSLSAPTNLPLVPSVAVAAHFSIGSRLANGKLFHPAAATATVSAGSGGANATALSTASGTLIAYVPSVVPAPATTYCLTVAAAGFATTSECGLSPNGLGAITVYPVALSPVTVNLRIVGGPPGGIRVNFTATTETGTNTSLVGGPSFTTGLSPGLYSVTGWAPTGNGSTLYLPSRTLNVALGIGAASANLTMLLVNARNSTGTLALPSGGAAANVTVALSSPLFNATVNGTAFTHGFYAPAGRYSALATLSAGGVQYASLVPLTIGAGGTATPTLSVTGRGVEVTGSLQRSTNTTLLVAVPLTLTSTSGATVALTTASGTFSADLPTNTTFSVGASALTSELSSAGAYTVSWTARPGTTCSIGTNSTRCPVPMVPTTDLVWLNGTLSATGVPGLVSGTVRLLGPFPYDNLTIVAAPSGTFSTQVLPGTYSIYASGGGGSEPLAGFASAPASLSAPSSLALALTPTWTATVLVVSPSAAAPLLGPANVTLTNSFGVSVVYPGVAPGVPFTVALPAGTYSARASSFGVPYGVATTATALVSFSVSNGNVGVTLALAYESVLTAAVTPVGSSTATITSPGTAVFAFAMVNTGNAPLLVHPVGSPSTWGFTFSFANATLAPGAGAGTTSAAVSIAVPGATSTLHPPVVIELALANGTVVGAFSPTVRIVPTFGVAVGAAVASRPTVGPTSALVPFYLANTGNSLETVRLSIVDLPRLEAYGWSATFLSASGPLGANVSLDPFENASYNVSLSASAAVFVPAGFVTVQASVVNESGAYQAAAALNVPLASVKASTTNGTAPILVTGPGVTSPPSGLPDWFVPLVSFVPAIALVVGVLAYRWWRTRRWTRR; encoded by the coding sequence ATGCAGGGGTCGCAGCTCGGTTGGTGGCGCCGTCACGGCTGGACCGTGGCGATCCTGCTCGGCGCCTTCGGCATGGCCTTCGCGATCCGAACGATCTGGACCTATCCGATCATCCAGCAGTTCGGCCCGCTCTACACGTACGCGGGCGGCTCGGACTCCTACTACCACTCCCGCGTCACGACCTACATCATCCTGAACCACGCGAACCTCGTCTTCGACCCGCTGATTCACTTCCCGATCGGCGGCTACAACCCGCGCGAGCCGCTCTTCGACTGGATGAACGCCATCCTGGGGCTCGTCTTCGCGCCCGCCTTCGGCGGCAACGCCGTGGTGGCGGGCGCCTGGTTCCTCGACCTGCAAGCCCCGCTCTGGGCCGCCCTCGAGGTGTTCCCGATCTACCTGATCGGGCGCGAGGTTAGCTCCAAGCGCATGGGGCTCATCGCGGCCCTCATCTTCCCGTTCCTGAGCGCGAGCATCGACTCCTCGATCTTCGGCTACGCGAACTACCTGTCGTTCTACACGTTCGTCATCCTGGTGACGATCTATGCGTACCTACGGACCGTCAAGGCGGTCGGGACCCGACGGTGGGTCGCGAGCTACCGGGACCCCAAGCAGTACCTGCCCGGGCTGCGTGGGTTCTGGCGCACGGAGCGCACCGCGATCAAATGGGCCGTCTTCACCGGCGTCTCCCTCGGCGCGCTCGCGCTCGCCTGGCAGGGCTACACCTACGCGATCGTCGTGATCGGGATCTCCCTCGTGATCCTGATGGTCGTCGAGCGGATCCGCCGCGTCGACTCCTTCGGACTCTACGTCGCGACGGCGATCACCGGGCTCATCGCCTTCCCGATGGCGGCTCCCTACTACATCGTCCAGCACCAGTTCAGCGCCTGGTTCGACCTGCCCCTGATCCTGTTCTTCGGGACGCTCGGGCTGATGCTCCCGTTCCTGCTCCTGCGGGACGTCCCGTGGATCTTCTCGATCCCGGCGCTGGTCGGCCTCGTCGGGCTCGCGGCGCTGTTCCTGTTCGTCTTCGAGCCCCGCTACTTCACCAGCATCGTCACGGGACAGGGCTACTTCGTCAAGACGCTGATCTACTCGACCGTCGCCGAGGCCCAGGCCCCGTCGTTCGACCAGCTCGTCGTCGGCTACGGGATCGTGACGTTCTTCCTCGCCTTCGCCGGCATCGGGCTGTTCGTCTGGAAGCTGATCCGGGGACGCTTCCGACGCCAGCACGTCGTCTTCCTCGTGTTCGGTGTCCTGTCGATCTACCTGCCGATCTCGGCCGCCAAGTTCTTCCTCCTCGGCAGTCCGGCCTTCGCCCTCCTGCCCGCGGAGGCGATCGAGCGCGCGCTGGACGTCGCCGGCTACCCCGCCCTTCGGCGCACGGTCGCCTCGCTCTCCGACCGGGGAAGCCAGTTCGCCGCGTTCCGCAAGGCGTTCAAGGCCCGCCACGTGCTGATCTTCCTGCTGATCCTCGTCATCGTGCTCCCCAACGTCTGGGTGGGGATCGACGCCGGGATCCCCAGCAACACGAAGGCCCAGGCCTCCGAACAGGTCTACGACTCCCTGCCGTCCTGGCTGAAGGGAAACGCGACGACCGACCAGAACTACTTCGGCGCCGCCGGCACATCGCTCGACACCTCGAACCAGTACGACAGCGCCGGCTACAACTGGCTCGCGACCCAGGATACGAGCGCCGCCCCGCAGGACCGTCCGGCCTTCGTGAGCTGGTGGGACTACGGCTTCCAGGCGATCGACCAGGGCCAGCATCCCAGCGTCGCCGACAACTTCCAGAACGGGATCGATCCGGCCGGCCAGTTCCTGCTCGCGCAGAACGAGTCGAGCGCCATCGCGGTCCTCGCGACGACGCTGCTGCAGGCCGAGCAACTGAAGACCGGGCTATCCTACCTGCCCGCGGCGCTGAACACGATCCTCGCGCGGGATGGCCTCAACGTCACGCAGCTGCACAACTACCTCGTCAACGAGTCGATGGACTACGCGCTCGTCGTCGCGCACCCCGAGCGCTACCTGCCGGTCGACCCGACGACGCTCACGCTCGACAACGCGATGTACATGGCGGTCTCCTACTTCATCGCCTCCTCGCTGCCCCTCTCGGGGGTCGCGTCGCTCTACAACGACATCCAGGCCTACACGGGCTGGTCGATCCGCTACGACATGGCGGACAGCCGGCTGATCCCGTTCAGCGGCCAGGACACGGGAATCTACTACGCGCCGGCGGACCTCACCGGTCGCATCATCAACGCGGCGGGCGATCCCCAGACGTACTTCAACGTCACCGTCCTGGGCTCCGACGGCAACACCTACCCGCTCGGCGACGTGCCGGCGGACGTCGCCGCCGTGAGCTACACGGTCAACTACTTCGCCCCGTTCTTCAACTCGATCATCTACCGCACCTACTTCGGCTACAACGGGACGGACATCGGACAGGGGTTCGGCATCCCGGGCCTCGAGGGCGCCGTGGCGAGCGACCCGGTCGAGCCGGGATGGATGCTGCAGCACTTCATGGTCGTCTACAAGACGGCCTACTACTGCCCCTCCGCCGCCGAGGCCGCGGTGAACTCGGGCTGCTACACGGCGATGAACCAGCCGAGCGCGCTCAACCTGCAGAAGACCGTCGGCGGCATCGCGAACACCAGCGCCTACCGCTACTTCTCCGGCGGCGAGTCGATCCTGGAGTACTACCCCGGCCAGACCGTGCTGGGCAACCTCGTGCTCCCGAACGGCGCACCCGTCGGCGGCGCGCGGGTGACCGTCTTCGATCAGTGGGGCATCCCGCACATGAGCGTCACGACCGCGCCGGACGGATCCTTCTCGATCGTGCTGCCGCCGGGGAACGACACGCTCAACGTCACGACCGGGGCCCTTCAGGGGCTCACGCAGCAGGGCGCGACGCTCCTCCAGTCGATCCCGATCACGGTGCCCAGCGCCCTCGCGCTGTCGTTCACCCCGCCGAACCTCCCGATGACGATCACGCTGCGCGGCGGGACGGTGTCGGGACTCGTCTACTGGAACACCGCGAACTCGACCACCTACGAGCCGTCGACCGACCGGGTCGTCCCGGGCGCGCAGGTGGTCCTCTGGGGCGCCGGCAACCTGTCGAAGATCACGGCGACGACGGACGCGAGCGGGTCCTTCGATCTCGCGAACGTGCCGCCGGGCATCTACGACTACGACGTCCTCTACGCCGGCCACAACTTCACGCAGTCGGCGCTCACGATCACGCCAGGCGGCGCGACCAACGCGAGCGCCGGTCTTGCGGTCGGAGCGATCAAGGGGACCGTCCTCGACCCCCTCGGCAACACGGTCTCGGGGGCGTTCGTCACGCTCGGCAACGCGTCGGGGACCGTCGCCTCCGAGACCACGAACTCCTCCGGCGGCTTCTCGTTCACCGCCTACGCGCCCGGCAACTACACGCTCAGCGCGGCGGTCCCCGGGACGGCGAACGTCTCGGCCGGGGTACCGGTCGTGATCGCGAACGCCGGGTCGGGCTTCGCGGGCAACCTCACCGTGCGCCCGACGGTCTCCGTCGCGGTGACCGTCAGCGCCGCGGGCACACCGATCGCCGGCCTTCCCGTCCGGTTCACGCCGGTGCCGGTGTTCACGAACACCACGATCTCCCCCCTCACGATCGCCGGCCGAGCGGCCACGAACGGGACGGTCGTGCTGACGGGGGCCGACGGCGTCGCGACCGCGCGCCTACCGTTCGGGAACTACTCGGTCTCGGTGATCGGCTACGTGGGGACGACGCTCGATAGCGGGCTGGCGAGCGTGACGACCAGCGCGCTCAGCCCGAGCGTCGGGCTCGCGGTCCCCCTGTCCCGGGCGATCCGACTCGCGGGGGCGATCGTGCCGGTCGGACCGGTGACCAACCAGACGACGTTCTTCGTCAGCGCGACCAGCGCCGCCGGAGCCCCGTCCTACACGTGGGCGGTCAACGGGACGTACGCGTTCTACCTGCCCAGCGGCAGCTACAGCGTCCTCGGCCTCGGTGGGACCACGACCGCCGGCTCGACCGTCTACGCCGCGCTGACCTCCGTGAGCCTGAGCGCCCCGACCAACCTGCCGCTCGTCCCGTCCGTGGCGGTCGCCGCGCACTTTTCGATCGGCAGCCGCCTGGCGAACGGCAAGCTCTTCCACCCGGCGGCCGCGACCGCCACGGTGTCGGCCGGCTCCGGCGGCGCCAACGCGACCGCCCTCAGCACGGCCTCCGGCACGCTCATCGCCTACGTCCCGTCGGTGGTCCCGGCCCCGGCGACCACGTACTGCCTGACCGTCGCCGCCGCTGGCTTTGCGACCACGAGCGAGTGCGGGCTCTCGCCCAACGGGCTCGGCGCGATCACCGTCTACCCGGTCGCGCTGAGCCCGGTCACCGTCAACCTGCGCATCGTCGGGGGCCCGCCGGGCGGCATCCGGGTCAACTTCACCGCGACGACCGAGACCGGGACGAACACGAGCCTGGTCGGCGGCCCCTCGTTCACGACCGGCCTGTCGCCGGGCCTCTACTCGGTGACCGGCTGGGCTCCGACGGGGAACGGGTCGACGCTCTACCTCCCGTCGCGGACACTGAACGTCGCGCTCGGGATCGGCGCGGCGTCGGCGAACCTGACGATGCTGCTGGTCAACGCCCGCAACTCGACCGGGACCCTCGCGCTGCCGAGCGGCGGCGCGGCGGCGAACGTCACGGTCGCGCTCTCCTCCCCGCTGTTCAACGCCACCGTCAACGGGACGGCCTTCACCCACGGCTTCTACGCGCCCGCCGGTCGCTACAGCGCGCTGGCCACGCTCTCCGCCGGCGGCGTCCAGTACGCGAGCCTCGTCCCGCTGACGATCGGCGCCGGGGGAACCGCGACGCCCACGCTGAGCGTCACGGGCCGCGGCGTCGAGGTAACGGGCTCGCTGCAGCGCTCGACGAACACGACGCTCCTGGTCGCGGTGCCGCTCACGCTCACGTCGACCAGCGGCGCGACCGTCGCGCTCACGACGGCGAGCGGCACGTTCTCGGCGGATCTGCCCACGAACACCACGTTCAGCGTCGGCGCGAGCGCGCTCACCTCGGAGCTCTCGAGCGCGGGGGCCTACACCGTCTCCTGGACCGCGCGTCCCGGCACGACGTGCAGCATCGGCACGAACTCGACCCGCTGCCCGGTACCGATGGTGCCGACGACCGATCTCGTCTGGCTCAACGGCACGCTGTCGGCGACCGGCGTCCCGGGCCTGGTGAGCGGGACGGTCCGGCTCCTCGGTCCCTTCCCCTACGACAACCTGACGATCGTCGCCGCGCCGAGCGGCACGTTCTCGACGCAGGTGCTGCCGGGCACCTACTCGATCTACGCGTCGGGGGGCGGCGGCTCGGAGCCCCTCGCCGGGTTCGCGAGCGCACCGGCCTCGCTGAGCGCGCCGTCCAGCCTCGCGCTCGCGTTGACCCCGACGTGGACGGCGACGGTCCTGGTCGTCTCACCGAGCGCCGCCGCCCCGCTCCTGGGGCCGGCGAACGTCACCCTCACGAACTCCTTCGGGGTCTCGGTCGTCTATCCGGGCGTCGCGCCGGGCGTCCCGTTCACGGTCGCGTTGCCCGCCGGGACCTACAGCGCGCGCGCGAGTTCCTTCGGCGTGCCCTACGGCGTCGCGACGACCGCGACCGCGCTCGTCTCCTTCTCGGTCTCGAACGGCAACGTGGGGGTGACGCTGGCGCTCGCCTACGAGAGCGTCCTCACGGCGGCCGTCACGCCCGTGGGATCGTCGACCGCCACGATCACCTCGCCGGGGACCGCGGTCTTCGCCTTCGCCATGGTCAACACCGGCAACGCCCCCCTGCTCGTGCACCCGGTCGGCAGCCCGTCGACCTGGGGCTTCACCTTCTCGTTCGCGAACGCGACGCTCGCGCCCGGGGCCGGCGCCGGCACGACGAGCGCTGCGGTCTCGATCGCGGTCCCGGGCGCGACCAGCACGCTCCACCCGCCGGTCGTCATCGAACTCGCCCTCGCTAACGGCACCGTCGTCGGTGCGTTCTCCCCGACCGTGCGGATCGTTCCCACCTTCGGCGTCGCCGTGGGCGCGGCCGTGGCGAGCCGGCCGACCGTGGGTCCGACGAGCGCGCTCGTGCCGTTCTACCTGGCCAACACCGGCAACAGCCTCGAGACCGTCCGGCTCTCGATCGTCGACCTGCCGCGCCTCGAGGCCTACGGCTGGAGCGCGACGTTCCTCTCGGCGAGCGGCCCGCTCGGGGCGAACGTCTCGCTCGATCCGTTCGAGAACGCGAGCTACAACGTGAGCCTGAGCGCGAGCGCCGCCGTCTTCGTCCCCGCCGGCTTCGTGACCGTGCAGGCCTCGGTCGTCAACGAGAGCGGGGCCTACCAGGCCGCGGCCGCGCTCAACGTGCCGCTCGCGAGCGTCAAGGCGTCGACGACGAACGGCACCGCCCCGATCCTCGTCACCGGGCCGGGCGTCACCTCGCCGCCGAGCGGCTTGCCCGACTGGTTCGTGCCGCTCGTGAGCTTCGTGCCGGCGATCGCGCTCGTCGTCGGAGTGCTCGCCTACCGGTGGTGGCGGACCCGGAGGTGGACGCGCCGGTGA
- a CDS encoding OB-fold domain-containing protein, whose product MSAGVRPRRGTMPEERVASRPEVVAPPAPSEPRPKRPFLLDFVPLEGPDQTRLARFFERLREGRLATTRCPRDGELHWPPRLACPKCHQEELVWVDLPEQGRIYAFSAVLGGAPLGMESDVPFAVGLVDLDGAPLRLFGRIEGRPWSELRIGDRVRVEPYDVGDGRYFYRFRVVG is encoded by the coding sequence GTGAGCGCGGGCGTGCGCCCGCGCCGGGGAACGATGCCCGAGGAGCGGGTGGCCTCCCGGCCCGAGGTCGTCGCGCCGCCCGCGCCGAGCGAGCCGCGCCCGAAACGCCCGTTCCTGCTCGACTTCGTGCCGCTCGAGGGCCCGGACCAGACCCGGCTCGCCCGCTTCTTCGAGCGCTTGCGCGAGGGTCGCCTCGCGACGACCCGATGTCCGCGCGACGGCGAGCTCCACTGGCCGCCGCGTCTCGCCTGCCCGAAGTGCCACCAGGAGGAGCTCGTTTGGGTCGACCTTCCCGAGCAGGGCCGGATCTACGCCTTCAGTGCCGTGCTGGGCGGCGCCCCGCTCGGGATGGAGTCGGACGTCCCGTTCGCGGTCGGCCTCGTCGATCTCGATGGCGCTCCCCTGCGGCTGTTCGGGCGCATCGAGGGCCGGCCATGGTCGGAGCTGCGGATCGGCGACCGTGTCCGGGTCGAACCGTACGACGTCGGCGACGGGCGGTACTTCTACCGCTTCCGGGTCGTCGGCTGA
- a CDS encoding 3-ketoacyl-CoA thiolase — MSGRPVALVGGTTTPFGVRPTTWAEMAQEVGAALFRAVPALRAEDVDSLFVGAAEPERFAFQSHVAPLAAEQMGLAPRRILQRTELACASGQSAIRSAYAAIAVGLSDVAVAVGIEKMNLPSMAEANSAMGCVMDRPWDGPHGATAPPFFAMVAQRHMLEFGTTPEALASVSEKNHRFANSNPHAQFYSKRFARDKLLGLPLVAPPLRLGDCSSMTDGAAAVVLVAGDRAAQYTDAPAWVRGSGQFSNFHNLAHAGSLSEWPGLTRAAREAMGQAGIEARDLDLAEVHDCFSISEILEYEALGLCGRGEGGRFATDGRGDVGGDLVVNPRGGLLGCGHPLGATGIAQAVEIQAQFAHAVPPSRQAPAPNWALVHNLSGSANVHSVMVYGREAAA, encoded by the coding sequence ATGAGCGGTCGTCCGGTCGCGCTCGTCGGCGGAACGACGACTCCCTTCGGGGTGCGGCCGACGACCTGGGCGGAGATGGCCCAGGAGGTCGGCGCCGCGCTGTTCCGCGCCGTACCGGCGCTGCGGGCGGAGGACGTCGATTCGCTGTTCGTCGGCGCGGCCGAGCCCGAGCGCTTCGCCTTCCAGTCGCACGTCGCCCCGCTCGCGGCCGAGCAGATGGGCCTCGCCCCGCGGCGGATCCTGCAACGCACCGAGCTCGCGTGTGCCTCGGGCCAATCGGCGATCCGCTCGGCGTACGCGGCGATCGCGGTCGGGCTCAGCGACGTCGCCGTCGCCGTCGGGATCGAGAAGATGAACCTTCCCTCGATGGCCGAGGCGAACAGCGCCATGGGCTGCGTGATGGACCGTCCGTGGGACGGCCCGCACGGCGCGACCGCCCCGCCGTTCTTCGCGATGGTCGCCCAGCGTCACATGCTCGAGTTCGGCACCACGCCCGAGGCGCTCGCGTCCGTCTCCGAGAAGAACCATCGCTTCGCGAACTCGAACCCGCACGCTCAGTTCTACTCCAAGCGCTTCGCGCGCGACAAGCTCCTCGGGCTCCCGCTCGTGGCCCCGCCGCTGCGCCTCGGCGACTGCTCCTCGATGACGGACGGCGCGGCCGCGGTCGTGCTCGTCGCCGGCGACCGGGCCGCGCAGTACACCGACGCGCCGGCCTGGGTCCGGGGCTCCGGTCAGTTCTCGAACTTCCACAATCTCGCTCACGCCGGCTCGCTCTCGGAGTGGCCGGGCCTCACCCGGGCGGCGCGCGAGGCGATGGGGCAGGCGGGGATCGAGGCCCGCGACCTCGACCTGGCCGAGGTCCACGACTGTTTCTCGATCTCGGAGATCCTCGAGTACGAGGCGCTCGGGCTGTGCGGCCGCGGCGAGGGCGGGCGGTTCGCGACCGACGGCCGGGGCGATGTGGGGGGGGACCTCGTCGTCAACCCGCGGGGCGGTCTGCTCGGCTGCGGCCACCCGCTCGGGGCGACCGGCATCGCCCAGGCGGTCGAGATCCAGGCGCAGTTCGCCCACGCGGTCCCGCCGAGCCGCCAGGCGCCCGCGCCGAACTGGGCGCTCGTTCACAATCTCTCGGGCAGCGCGAACGTGCATTCGGTCATGGTCTACGGACGGGAGGCGGCCGCGTGA
- a CDS encoding isocitrate/isopropylmalate dehydrogenase family protein produces the protein MKDAGYEIAVFAGDGTGPEVVREGLKVLGALAEGGPAPWHVEEHPGGAQYYQRTGREWEPDGEAAARHADAVLLGAVGWPGVTLPNGDLAGRALVLGLRESLDLFANVRPCRLYPGVQHRISGEYREVWSPRNVDLVIVRENTEDLYTPARGRLRRAGETEVAIDTRIVTRKGSERVIRYAFELARSRERGAPADGIKRVTCIDKSNVMEGCRFFRETFDRIGAEFPEIERDYAYVDAFTQWLVRNPERYDVAVATNMMGDIVTDLAAVLQGGMGFAAGGNIGAEHAMFEPVHGSAPKYAGKNQVNPMATFLAVEQMLRWLGDRHSDGRLTRQAERLDRAIAHVLREGHVRTYDQGGTASTAAAGDAVADAVRGEVR, from the coding sequence ATGAAGGACGCCGGGTACGAGATCGCGGTCTTCGCGGGCGACGGCACCGGACCCGAGGTCGTGCGGGAAGGCCTCAAGGTGCTCGGGGCGCTCGCCGAGGGCGGCCCCGCGCCCTGGCACGTCGAGGAACATCCCGGCGGCGCGCAGTACTACCAGCGGACCGGTCGGGAATGGGAGCCGGACGGCGAGGCGGCGGCCCGTCACGCCGACGCGGTCCTGCTCGGGGCGGTCGGCTGGCCGGGCGTGACGCTGCCGAACGGGGACCTCGCCGGCCGCGCGCTTGTCCTCGGGCTCCGCGAGTCGCTCGATCTCTTCGCGAACGTGCGCCCCTGCCGGCTGTACCCGGGCGTTCAGCACCGCATCAGCGGCGAGTACCGCGAGGTCTGGTCGCCGCGCAACGTCGATCTGGTGATCGTCCGGGAGAACACCGAGGATCTGTACACGCCCGCGCGCGGTCGCCTGCGCCGGGCCGGCGAGACCGAGGTCGCGATCGATACCCGGATCGTCACGCGAAAAGGCTCCGAGCGCGTGATCCGCTATGCGTTCGAGCTCGCCCGCTCCCGGGAGCGCGGCGCGCCGGCCGATGGCATCAAGCGGGTCACGTGCATCGACAAGTCGAACGTCATGGAGGGCTGCCGCTTCTTCCGCGAGACGTTCGACCGGATCGGCGCCGAGTTCCCCGAGATCGAACGCGACTACGCGTACGTTGACGCCTTCACCCAGTGGCTCGTCCGCAATCCCGAGCGCTACGACGTGGCCGTGGCGACGAACATGATGGGCGACATCGTGACCGACCTCGCGGCCGTCCTCCAGGGAGGCATGGGCTTCGCCGCCGGCGGGAACATCGGCGCGGAGCACGCGATGTTCGAACCGGTCCACGGGAGCGCCCCCAAGTACGCCGGCAAGAACCAGGTCAATCCGATGGCGACGTTCCTGGCGGTCGAGCAGATGCTGCGCTGGCTCGGCGACCGCCACTCCGACGGTCGCTTGACCCGGCAGGCCGAGCGTCTCGACCGGGCGATCGCCCATGTGCTGCGCGAGGGGCATGTGCGGACCTACGATCAGGGCGGGACGGCGTCGACCGCCGCTGCCGGGGACGCGGTCGCGGACGCGGTCCGCGGGGAGGTCCGATGA
- a CDS encoding 3-isopropylmalate dehydratase, producing the protein MQEVIEGRVWTLGRDVDTDQIISGKYLTIIDPEELKNHVFEIALPEFAAESRPGDILIAGENFGSGSSREHAPAAMRAAGVSAIVADSFARIFFRNAINLGLTTIEARGVRAIFERGDRARIEMRRGQITNLRTEASVPFPPIPPHLLRILEAGGLVEHVRRELEGTTTPGGTRG; encoded by the coding sequence GTGCAGGAGGTGATCGAGGGCCGCGTCTGGACGCTCGGCCGCGACGTCGATACCGACCAGATCATCTCGGGCAAGTACCTCACGATCATCGACCCCGAGGAACTGAAGAATCACGTCTTCGAGATCGCGCTGCCCGAATTCGCCGCCGAGTCCCGGCCCGGTGACATCCTGATCGCGGGGGAGAACTTCGGCTCGGGCTCGAGCCGGGAACACGCACCGGCCGCGATGCGGGCCGCCGGCGTCAGCGCGATCGTCGCCGACTCGTTCGCCCGTATCTTCTTCCGCAACGCGATCAACCTCGGACTGACCACGATCGAAGCGCGGGGGGTGCGTGCGATCTTCGAGCGGGGCGACCGCGCCCGGATCGAGATGCGTCGCGGCCAGATCACGAACCTCCGGACGGAGGCCTCGGTGCCCTTCCCGCCGATCCCGCCCCACCTATTGCGCATCCTCGAGGCCGGCGGGCTCGTCGAGCACGTCCGGCGCGAGCTCGAGGGGACGACGACCCCCGGCGGGACGCGCGGATGA